TGTCTTCCAGTATGCAGAAAAATCCGGTGAAACTCGATGAGCGGACCCTGGAAGCGATTTTGAGCGAAGCATTCTAAGTAATATTGACAATAAAAAAGGCCGCCCTGATTAGGGCGGCCTATGTCTTAAAGGGGTGAATTATTCAGCTTTGAAATAGCTCACAGTGATGACACCCGGGCCGGCATGCACCACGATGGCAGGGGGCACAACATAGATCGGGATTGAATCCAGATCCAGTTCTTTGGCCAATTCTTTGGCTAAGGCTTTAGCCCGTTCCTGGCCACCGCAATGACTGATGGTGATGTAGGATTCGGGCCCTTTGGGGCAGTCTTCCAAAATTAATTCCTTAAACCGGGCCAGCGCTTTGGCAGAGGTTCTCTGCTTATCTATCGAGTCAACCTTGCCATTTACCAGGCCCAGGATGGGTTTGACTTGTAGGACACTGCCGACCAGGTAGGAAGCACTGCCGATACGCCCACCCTTGTGGAGATAATCGAGGGTGTCCACCAGGAAGTAGACCGTCTCGCGCTTTTGCAGGGCTTGCAGGTCTTCAACAATCTTCTCGGCTGATTTTCCCTCGTCCGCCCACTGTTTAGCTTTCTTAACCAGGACGCCCAGACCGCCAGCAACCGTGCGGGTATCGAGGATGTGGACATCTGCCTCCGGGACATTTTCATAGGCGACCTCGGCCGAACGGAAGGTGCCGCTGAGGTCAGAGGAGGGCGTGGGAATGACAATTGATTCGCCTGCCTTGGCGCAAGCCTGATAGATCGGTTCGTAGAGGGCTGGGGGTGGGGCAGCCGTTTTTGGCAGCTCTTTCGCTTCCTGCAGTTTGGACAAGAACGTGGGTGTGTCAATTTCGTTATCATCGCGGTAAGGATGATCGTCAAAGATGATAATTTGCGGGATGACATCCACACCCATCGCTGCCAATTCCTCCAGTGGCAAGCCACAGGTGGTATCAGCGATGATTTTGGTCATAATGAATGCTCCTGATTAATATAAAGGATGAATAAATTAATTATAATCGGAATTAAAGATATGATGGTGAAGGATAAAATTTCCGCCTGGAGGGACCGATGATGGATGAACTTGGAACGCTGGATTTTTCAGGTGTGGAAGAAACGGGGTTGCTCACGCTTTATAGCAAGGCGATGGAGAGCCAGAGTGCTGATCCAATTTTAAAAGACCCAATGGCGGAGGCGATTGTCGCGAGGATTGATCCCATCCTCCAGCAGAAAGATGACGCCATGGCCAGGCAATTGCGTAATCAGGCCGTGGATCCTCGCTTGATCGTCCATCTGGCACTGCGCAGCAGGAAATATGACGACTATGCCAGAGCCTTTCTCGCTCATAATCCTGCCGGCGTGATTGTGAATATTGGCTGCGGTCTGGATATGCGGTTTTTCCGAATTGATAATGGCGAGGTGCGTTTATTTGACCTTGATCTGCCCGATGTGATTGACTTGAAACGGCAGCTTTGCCCGCAGAATGAGCGCTATCACCTGGTGGCGACATCCGTGCTGGATTTTGATTGGATGGATCAAATCGTGACTAATGGCGGTCCGTTCCTGATCCTCGCCGAAGGGATTTTTATGTATCTCCCGGAGCAGGAAGTCAAGCGGCTGTTGCTGGCAATTCAGGATCGTTTCCCGGAATCGGATCTGGTGTGTGAACTGACCAACCGTACCTGGGTGGAGGGGCTATGGGGTAAGCTGGCTCAATTCAAAATGCAGCACCGCCTGAAAATGCAGTCTCAGTCAGCCTTTCAATTTGGGGTTTCCTCGCCAGAGGAATTTGAGTCATGGGGGAAGGGGATCGAATTTCGTGAGATGTGGTTCTATATGGATGATGACCACCCGAAAATCGGCTGGTATCGGATCTTCAGGGGGATGAAGTTGATCCGGACGGCTCAATTCACGGTCCGCTACACCCTGCACGCGGCTTAGCCGGGTTGGGATTGCTGCTTGAGGATGGCGGCTTTCATCTTTGAGAGCAGGGTTTGGGCTGCTTCCAATTGTTCTTTGTCGATCTTCTGTTGCGTGTACCGGGCGGCGATGAAGTCGTTGGTGAAGGGGGTGAGATCGGCTTCGATCTCCGGCCAGCGCTGGTGAATGGCGGCGGCATATTCGTAGGGAGTTTGGGATTTATTACGCTTGAGGCCGTGCCTGGCATTCCAGTTCACCCAGTCCAGATAATTGAGGATCAGCGCCTGACGGGGTGGCAGGTGGCGGATGAGGGTGCTTAGGTTGGGAAGTTTAATTTCGCGGTCTGTGAAATAGGCTCGAATCTGCTGAACACCTTTTTGAACAGTTTCAGTGGCCGCTTCACCCACTCTTTTTAGGCCCTGCTTGATCCACTGCCAAAAATCCGACAGCCAGGATTTGACCTTGAGTTTCTCGAAGAAAGCCTTCAGTCCCTGATGGTTGTTGATGAAGGTGCGAACTGCCAGAATGATCATCCCTACGAAGATAAGCCAGAAAAGGATGGACTTGACTAAATCCCACCAAGGCAGCGTACCGGTGGTTTGGATGGTTTCCGGTGTGAATTCTGGGAGTTCGGGTTTAGATACGCTTTCGTTCTGGGGTGTACCCAGCAGGGTCCCCAACAAAGACAAAACAAATGAGATTGGCAGCAGGACCAGGAATTGAATCAGGCCGAAAATATAAACGATGACTGTGAACAGGGTTTGGGCAACAGGCAGGAAACCGAAGGCGAAATCCGTGGGCAGGAAGACCGTCAGCAGGATAGCAACGGCAATGAAGATCACCGTGTAGAGCAGCCAGCGCTTGGAAAGATCCGGGCTGACCTGGATGTCATTGAAATACCAGCGGGCTTTCTGGATGGCATAGTGGTTGAGCGCCAGGAAGATGAAAGCCATGGAGAAATAGACCAGCAGGGCGATGACGAAGCTTCGCATGGGCGTGGCTAGGGCAGGAAGGTTTTCAAAATTCCCTTTGATGATGACCGTCATTCCGACCATGATGAAACCAAGGACAAAAACAAGACCCATCAAACTGCGACGGGCTTCCTGACGGTCATTGAAGGTTATCCCGAGTTTTTCCTGTTCCATCAGTTCCTGATCTTCTTCCAGTTGGAAGAGCGGGGGACTGAACAAGCGGGTGAGTCCCCAGATGACAAGGAGGAAGAAAATTAAAAGGATGGCTTGGATATCAAAGAATTCTTCCAGGAAACCATGCTGCCAGGTGAGCACTTCCTGCCAAAATCCGCCAACCCCGGGTTGGAGCATCAGAAAGATCGAGCCGACCAGCAGGATCAACACCCACTCAGCCGCAGCAGACAGGAAGGGGTTGTAGTCGCGGCGGACAATTCGTTTCTGAACGTAGTGCACCAGTAGGCTCACAAAAGAGATGAAAAAGGTCAGGACAGGCAGCCCGGTGACCATCCACTCCACATAGAAGACGCCGATGAACTGATTGGTGATGAAAGCCAGTGCGCTGAACATGCCGCTCAACAACAGGAGATTCACCAGGGTGATGAATTGCTGGGAATTCTGGGTGGTTTCGGGGGTAGGGGATGGCCTGCTCATTGGGGCACCCCGAGAGCTTCCACTTCAAAGAGTGAGGTAGCTGTGTAAAGGGGAATATGGTAACCCGCAGCGATTCTTCGATCTGTTTGGATATCGTGGGGTTGACCGGTGAGCAGAATGACCGGGTTAAGCCCGGCTTTTCGTGCCTGGAAGAGCTGCTCAAAGGTCTCCGGAGAGACTTTCCCTGAGATGTAGATCAGGGTGGTTCCCCAGGTTAGTTGACCGCGGGTATCCTGAAGCCAGGGACCGACCGGGCAGGTCGTTCCCGGCTGGATGCGGGCTAATAATTCCAGCAGGCTGATGAGGTGGGCAGCGCCTTTGCGGGGTGGAAGGGCGTGTGATTCTGTATCCACAGATAAGGGGTCCAACCCGTTGGTGAATAGCCCGATGGATTGTTGGTGCTGTTTGGACCAGGCAGCCAGCGATGCCGCAGCGGTCACGGCCAATTCTGTTGCGTCATAAAACGAATCCATGTCGTAACTGGTCTTGTCCAAATCCAATAAGACAGCCAATTCCAGAGTGATTGAGGCTTCGTATAGCTTTACAAGCAGCTCGCCGCTGGAAGCGCTGGATTTCCAATCGATTTTGCGAACCGAATCGCCATTCTGAAAGCCGCGTTTGCCCATCAAGCGGGTGGGGTCTTCATAAACCGGGTTTTCATTACGGATCGTGCCAAAGGGGGAGCGGGAAGGCAGCCCAAGAGCGGCCAGGTCAACGATTCGGGGGTAAATGGTCAGGTTTGATGCGGGAATACTGATCTGCGAGGGTTTGGTCAGGCCCAGGGGATCGCCGGATTCAATGATTGACGGGCCAATTGGGTAATAGCCGCGCTTGAAAGCGTTGATCTCATAATGGACGGTCTTTTTGCTTCGCAGACCAAGGCTGAACACCTCTTTGATGTCCCTGCCTGCCCGCAGGTTGACCGGCAGGCTCTCGTGAACTTCCAGCCAGAGGATTGGCAGCAGGCTGGTGTTTTCAATGGTGAGTTCAATCCGGACCGTCTCGCCGAGGTAGGCATGGTCAATGAAATGCCGGGTGACTTTGAGGTGTTTCAGGGCGCGTTTCTGCCACCATAATCCTAATAGGAAGCTGCCAATGATCAAGTAAAAGACCGTGAGTGCAGGGCCCGCCTGCAGGAACACAGCCAGGATCATCAGGAAGATTAGGAAGGGCAGAAAATCCGCCATGAACTATTCTTCCTGGTCTTTGAGCTTCAAGGGGGTCTCTTCGAGGATGCGCTCAACCAGATCAGCGCTGGTGATGCCACGCAGGGCAGCTTGAGGTTTAAGCATGATTCGGTGGGCCAACACAGGACGTGCCAGGGCTTTGATGTCGTCCGGCAGGACATGGTCCCTGCCATTCAGAGCGGCCAATGCCTGGCCGGCTTTGTAGAGCGCCAGGGAGGCACGTGGGCTGCCGCCCAGCAGCAAGTCAGGGTGATTGCGAGTGGCTTCTACCAAACGGATCAGGTAGTCCACAATGGTCTGATCTACATGGACGTCCCAAACCAGGGGCTTGATCTGATCTACTTCTTCAGGCGTCGCAACGGACTTAAGGGAGTCGATGGGATGTTGGCGGGATAGGCGTTCGAGGATGGTGGCTTCTTCATCCGAACTGGGATAGCCCATGTAAATCTTTAACATGAACCTATCCAACTGGGCCTCGGGCAAGGGGAAGGTGCCTTCATATTCAACCGGGTTCTGCGTGGCCAGCACCATGAATGGGCTGGGCAGGGGATAGGTGACGCCATCCATGGTCACCTGGCGTTCCTGCATGGCTTCCAGCAGGGCGGCCTGGGTGCGGGGGGTGGCGCGGTTGATTTCATCCACCAACAGGACGTTGACAAATAAGGGACCGGGCCGGAATTCAAAGTCCTGTTCAGCCTGGTTGAAGATCGACACACCGGTGATGTCATTGGGGAGCAGGTCCGGCGTGCATTGCAGGCGCTTAAACTGCCCGCCCAGGCTGATGGCCAGGGAGCGCGCCAGCATCGTCTTGCCGACGCCGGGGACATCTTCGATCAAGACATGCCCGTCACACAGCAAAGCGACCAGCAGCAACTCAGTAGTTTTCTGTTTGCCAACGATCACTTTGGAAATGTTCTTTTCGATCTTTTCCCGCAGTTGTGTAGTTACAGTCATATATTATCCTCTTTTCAACGAGACCCTACGATTATTATAATGATAAAACATCAGGTAGAATTGAAATGCAATTCATTATAAGTACATAAATGGAGAATCTATGCCTGAAATAGATATCATCAATGAACCCTGTTCGGATGGTGTTGCAATCGTTATCTTTGGAGTCACGGGGGACCTGACGCGCCGCAAACTGATGCCGGCGCTTTATGAGAATGCGAAGAATGGCCGCCTGCCCTATCCTTTTTACGTCCTCGGCTTTGCCCGTCGCCCCTGGGATCACGATAAAATGCGTGAAGTCCTACGGGAAGGCGTTATGGAATATTCGGGTGACAAGGAAGTGGATGTTGAGATCCTGAATTTACTGCTGGAAAATGCCTATTATGTCGAATCGACTTTTCAGGATGAGGACGGCTATCATCGTTTAGATCAGGCGCTGCACCAATTGGGCGTGCAGAACACCCTCTTTTATCTTTCAACACCCCCGAGATGGTATTCCACCATCGTGGAGAATTTAGGAAAATCTCAGCTTGAATCCTGCCACGAAGGCTGGCGGCGGATTGTGGTGGAGAAGCCCTTCGGTAGAGATTTAGAATCGGCTCGAGTACTGGATAAACAACTGCACTCTGTGTTCAAGGAAGACCAGATTTACCGGATGGATCATTACCTTGGGAAAGAGACGGTTCAGAATATTCTGGCATTCCGGTTCGGGAACGGTATATTTGAGCCGCTGTGGAATCGGAAATACATCGATCACATTCAGATTACTATGGCTGAGAATCATGGCGTTGGCACCCGGGCCGGGTACTATGACCAGGCAGGGGTAATCCGAGACGTCTTCCAAAATCACCTGCTGCAGTTGATGGCGCTCACAGCGATGGAAGCGCCGGCGGTGTTCAATGCCAAGGCTGTTCGGGATGAAAAGGTAAAGGTCCTCAAGTCCATCGCGGAGATCAAAGGCGAGGCAGCGCTCGAGAATACCATCCGGGCGCAGTATGTTTCGGGCACGATTGACGGGAAACGGGTCCCGAGTTATCGGGATGAGCCCAATGTAGCCCCGGATTCCACCACCGAAACCTATTTGGCTGCAAGGCTATTTATCAATAACTGGCGCTGGGCTGGGGTGCCATTCTATCTGCGCTCGGGGAAACGGCTGCCGCACCGGGTGACGGAAATCGCGATCCAATTTACCCAGGTGCCCCTGGCCTTATTTGGTCAGCGTAACCTGGCCGGGGATGCGCCGAATGTCCTTGTTCTCCGGATTCAACCGGATGAGGGCATCACTTTGTTCCTGGGTGCGAAATCTCCTGGTAGTGTGATGCAGATCGAGCCGGTACAGATGCGGTTCTCCTATGCAGAGGCTTTTCCGGGTGACCCGCCGGAAGCCTATGAGCGTTTGTTATTGGATAGCTTGTTGGGGGATGCGACCCTGTTCACCCGCAGTGATGAGGTGGAAGAGGCCTGGTGGCTGACCGATGGGATCATTGATGCCTGGGCTATGCAAGGGTTGACGAATTTGCCGGTCTATGAGGCCGGCACACAGGGCCCACAATCCGCCGAGGAGTTCATCCGCAGGGATGGCCGCCAGTGGCGGAAGATCTAGGCAGAAATAATTTACGAATCAAAAAACCGGTTGGGTACCCAACCGGTTTTACTTTTTATCGAGAGGGGAGAATTGCCCCACAGTTCGGGCATTCACGTTCGATGTTGCGGACCACGAAACCGCATTTCAGGCAGGTTTGGGGTTGAATGTCACCTAAAGGTGCGCCGCAGGCAACGCAGCGACCGGCACCTTGTTCATTGGCCGTGTTGCAATAAGGGCAAATATAGTGCTTCAACCGCTCAGACAGGACTTTACCGACACCGTGTTGACGGGCGGAACCTTCAATCAACTGCCAGACGTCCTCTTCCAGTTGAAGGGATTCAATGTCCTGAGCGAGGTCATCTAAACGACCCAGAAGGGTCATTGGGTTCCGCAAAGCGCTCAGGGCGGTGATGCCAAGGCTGGCCGCCACGCCCATCCAGGCCTGGTTGCCCACCTGCACGGAAACGCCATCTTCCACCTTGTGCAGTGTGATGGTCAGCGCAGTTTGCCCGCCGGATTGCGCGAATTGCCGGGTGGCGATTTGGACAGCGATTTTAGGGTCGCGGCCGATTTGCTGCACCTGGTAATTCCCGCGGTTGAATTGCGAGATGATGTCCCGGGCGATGTCGCTGGGATTGAAGTCACCGTGATAGATGCGTGTTTCTGGCATGATTTAACCTTTAACAAAAATCTCGTGGCAATTACAGATTTTATTATAGCGGAAATGAGGGCCTAGAACCTAATAAAATCTGATGCTTTTGGGTCTAAACAGAAAAAGAAGAGAGGTTTATTCAAGAATAGGCTCATTAGTAAATGACGGTATAATGTGGTGACTTGAAAAAACTGGCTAATGGGGAGGCCTATAACTGGAGTACCTGATGAAATCTCGTAAAACCAGAATAATCGCAATGTCTTCAATTGCCCTGATTCTTTTGTTGGTGATGTTGATCCGCCCAAGCGTTGCTGAAGCCGGTCCGCTGGCTCAACAACCCACGGGTAGTATCCCTACGGTCACAAGCACGCCGCGCGGTCCTTATGTCGTCGTCAATTCCTTGACAGCCAATGACACACAGATCAACGTGCGCGCTGGCCCCAGCCGGCTTAGTGAGCTGGTGGGTGTTCTCCTGGTTGGGCAGGAAGTAAATGCCCTTGGTGTGTATGGGGAATGGGTGTTGATCGAATATCCGGTTGGCCCGGATGGGACAGCCTGGGTGTATGGGAACCTGGTGACTCTTTATGGCGGTGATTTACCGCAGGTGTCGCCACCCGCCACTGCCACCCCGGATGTCACCCGGACGGTAGACCCGACTTTGGCGGCTCAGTTCCTGACCACGCCAAATGCTACCCAATTACCCACCTTCACCGAACCTGCGCCTTTGGAAATCCCGACCTACACGATGGATTTGGGAAACACTGCAGCAGGCGGTGTACCGATGGGTTTGATTATTGTCGGCTTGGGTGCTTTAGGCCTCTTCCTGGTTGTGATTGCTCTCATCAGTGGGCGGTAAACGGAAGTAATCCCCCAAACCTTTGAAACAACCGGCGCTGAGTTTGTGACCTGTATGCCCTTCGCAATAGGTCACCTGAGCGCCTTTTTCTTTTAACCACTCGATGGACTGATGCGCTTTATGGATCGGGACGATCTCATCTTCAGTGCCATTTGAAATGAAGTAGGATCGGCCTGCCAGAGTTTGATCTTTCAGCTTTGATTGCCAGACATAGGGGACGAAGCCGGCCAACGCAGCCACTTTATTTACCCTTTCGGGGAACAGGAAGCTGAGCGCATAGGCCATCACTGCACCCTGGCTAAATCCCATCACGTCAAATTTTGTTATCTTCAATTTATTATGGTCGATCCACTGATCGACCCGTGAAAGCAATTGCGACCCGAGGGCCCGATAGGTGTTTTCCAGGTCGGGCCACTGTGACCCAATGGCGTGCCAACTGTATTGATTCGGCCCCAATTGAACCGGCGCTCTGGGGGCTAACATGATGAATGCCTTTGGGATTGGTTTGGTCAGGATCCACATTACGTTTTCATTCCCAAGGTGCCCATGCAGCAGGAGCAATAATCGTGTTTCGGATGTAGGGACTTGTTGGGGGACCGAGACTTTAAAAGGCCAATTACCAATAAGAATTTCTTTAGGTTCTGTCTGTTCAGCCATGTTTTGCTATTTTTTCCAATAAATATAAGAAACCGATAATCAAGAAAATGATCAGGACCAAGCCGACAAGGCAAAGCAGCCCAAAAAGGGCTGCGCCTTGTCCATAGAAGATGTAGATTAGGAAAATACCCACCGTCGCGACCAGAAAAACAAGTCCAATGACTATGCGGTTCTGGGTCTGGCGGGCGAACTTACGCAGGTCTCTCAAGCGGTTTTGTTCTCGTTCTCCCAGATATCCGGCAGGGGTTCAGGGTTCAGCCGCTGTTTGACGGCCCGTTCGATTTGCTTCACCCATGTCGTCTCGGATTGAAGCTTGTTCAAAACCTCTTCCGTGGCTTCCATGCCAGCCTGGATAAGCTCTTTGGTATCCACGTTTTGGAGCGTGCCAATATGTCCAACCCTGGGTTCAATGAGAACTTCCGGCTTATAGAGTTTTACGGCCATGTCTGTCAGCCGGGTACCAGTCACTTCCATGGATTGGGCGAAGATTTGTAGGGCCTGAACCATCCGCAATTTCGCGATCCGTTCAGTAATGGTCGTTGGTACTGGGATTGAAATGGGGAAGGCGGTATCATCCACGCCAAAGCCCTCAGGGCGTTTATGAAGGACAACGGCCACAACCGGCAGGTCGGGTTCCATCCAGCGCGCCAACCGGATCGGCACTGGGTCAAGAACGCCCCCATCAACGAGGACGCTCCCACCGATTTCCTGGCTGGGGAAGACGCCTGGAATGGCCATCGTCGCCAGAGCAGCATCCAGTACTTTCCCTTTACGCAGGATGAACTCTTTACCGGTTCGCAGGCTGACGGCTGTGGCGGCATAGGGGATCTTTAATTCCTCAAAGGTCTTTTCACCCAGCACTCCGGATAATTTCTTTGCAATTGCGCCAATCCCGAGGATGGCAGGCTGATCTGAATTGTTCCGACTGAAGACCCAGTTGGTTCCCAGGTCGTTGACAATGCTTTCGATCTCTTCTGTGGAATAACCGGCGGAATATACTGCCCCGATCAAGCCTCCGGCACTGGTGCCGGCGATGGCTTTTACGTTGAAGCCGTGTTTCTCAAGTGACCGCAGGACGCCAATGTGCGCGACTCCCCGAATGCCACCTCCACCAAGAGCTAAACTGATATCCATAATAAATACTCCCTTTTTATATTGTCTTTCAATTAGCTCTGATTATACCCATTGACAGCGTATATTACTTTGAAAAGGGCATGATACTTGACCTGTTTTGAGAATGTTGTCCTTCAGTTCTTAGCAGTGCGAATAGTCTGTGTTAAAATTAGGCATTATGGAAGGTATAAAAATAGTTGCAAAAAATCGAAAAGCTAAATTTGAATATGAACTCGGCGACACATTTGAAGCCGGGTTGGAATTGCGTGGCACGGAGATCAAGTCGATCCGAGCCGGTCAGGTTTCTCTTTCTGAGGCTTATATCCGCACCAATGGCAAGCAAGCGTGGTTGGTTGGATCGCATATCGCTCCCTATGATCAGGCCAGTGTGTTCAACCATGACCCAGAGCGTGAACGCCGGTTGCTGCTCCATAAACGCGAGATCAAGACCCTTTGGGATGGCATCCGGATTAAGGGGATGACAATCGTTCCGACGATCATGTATCTGAAGAATGGCAAAGCAAAGGTCGAGATCGCCCTGGCTAAGGGGAAGCGGCAATATGATAAGCGCCAGGATATCAAAAAGCGGGATATGGACCGGGATATTCATCGTGCTATGGATGACCGCAGATAAGTGCGGTTAAAGTGAACCCCATCAAAGGAAAGTTATCACATGCTCAAAAATAATCTGCTTGCTCTGGGGATCACATTGGTTATCGCATTGTTTTGGTTGCGGATCAATGACTTTTTCGCCCACAGGGGCTGGATTTCCAGCTCGATCAGCCGCAAGATTATTCATATCGGTACAGGACCGATCTTTGTTCTTTGCTGGCTCCTCTTTAATGATGCGCCCATCGCTCGTTATCTAGCCGCAATTGTTCCCCTGGGAATCACCCTGCAGTTTGCAATGATAGGTACGGGGATCATCAAGGATCAATCTTCCGTGGATGCCATGTCACGAACTGGCGATCGGCGTGAGATCCTGCGGGGGCCGTTGTTCTATGGGATTGCGTTCGTGGTGCTGACGATTCTATTCTGGCGAAACTCCCCTATTGGGATTGTCGCTTTGATGGTACTCTGCGGTGGGGATGGGCTGGCGGATATCATTGGTCAGAGAATTATCAGTGCACCCATTCCCTGGTCACCGAAGAAATCCCTGGCTGGCTCATTGACGATGCTGGTGGGTGGTTTCTTCCTGGCAATATTAATCTTAGGTGTTTTTGTCTGGCAGGGGTACTTCCCCGGGCCG
This Chloroflexota bacterium DNA region includes the following protein-coding sequences:
- a CDS encoding DegV family protein gives rise to the protein MTKIIADTTCGLPLEELAAMGVDVIPQIIIFDDHPYRDDNEIDTPTFLSKLQEAKELPKTAAPPPALYEPIYQACAKAGESIVIPTPSSDLSGTFRSAEVAYENVPEADVHILDTRTVAGGLGVLVKKAKQWADEGKSAEKIVEDLQALQKRETVYFLVDTLDYLHKGGRIGSASYLVGSVLQVKPILGLVNGKVDSIDKQRTSAKALARFKELILEDCPKGPESYITISHCGGQERAKALAKELAKELDLDSIPIYVVPPAIVVHAGPGVITVSYFKAE
- a CDS encoding class I SAM-dependent methyltransferase, whose protein sequence is MMDELGTLDFSGVEETGLLTLYSKAMESQSADPILKDPMAEAIVARIDPILQQKDDAMARQLRNQAVDPRLIVHLALRSRKYDDYARAFLAHNPAGVIVNIGCGLDMRFFRIDNGEVRLFDLDLPDVIDLKRQLCPQNERYHLVATSVLDFDWMDQIVTNGGPFLILAEGIFMYLPEQEVKRLLLAIQDRFPESDLVCELTNRTWVEGLWGKLAQFKMQHRLKMQSQSAFQFGVSSPEEFESWGKGIEFREMWFYMDDDHPKIGWYRIFRGMKLIRTAQFTVRYTLHAA
- a CDS encoding DUF4129 domain-containing protein; its protein translation is MSRPSPTPETTQNSQQFITLVNLLLLSGMFSALAFITNQFIGVFYVEWMVTGLPVLTFFISFVSLLVHYVQKRIVRRDYNPFLSAAAEWVLILLVGSIFLMLQPGVGGFWQEVLTWQHGFLEEFFDIQAILLIFFLLVIWGLTRLFSPPLFQLEEDQELMEQEKLGITFNDRQEARRSLMGLVFVLGFIMVGMTVIIKGNFENLPALATPMRSFVIALLVYFSMAFIFLALNHYAIQKARWYFNDIQVSPDLSKRWLLYTVIFIAVAILLTVFLPTDFAFGFLPVAQTLFTVIVYIFGLIQFLVLLPISFVLSLLGTLLGTPQNESVSKPELPEFTPETIQTTGTLPWWDLVKSILFWLIFVGMIILAVRTFINNHQGLKAFFEKLKVKSWLSDFWQWIKQGLKRVGEAATETVQKGVQQIRAYFTDREIKLPNLSTLIRHLPPRQALILNYLDWVNWNARHGLKRNKSQTPYEYAAAIHQRWPEIEADLTPFTNDFIAARYTQQKIDKEQLEAAQTLLSKMKAAILKQQSQPG
- a CDS encoding DUF58 domain-containing protein, with amino-acid sequence MADFLPFLIFLMILAVFLQAGPALTVFYLIIGSFLLGLWWQKRALKHLKVTRHFIDHAYLGETVRIELTIENTSLLPILWLEVHESLPVNLRAGRDIKEVFSLGLRSKKTVHYEINAFKRGYYPIGPSIIESGDPLGLTKPSQISIPASNLTIYPRIVDLAALGLPSRSPFGTIRNENPVYEDPTRLMGKRGFQNGDSVRKIDWKSSASSGELLVKLYEASITLELAVLLDLDKTSYDMDSFYDATELAVTAAASLAAWSKQHQQSIGLFTNGLDPLSVDTESHALPPRKGAAHLISLLELLARIQPGTTCPVGPWLQDTRGQLTWGTTLIYISGKVSPETFEQLFQARKAGLNPVILLTGQPHDIQTDRRIAAGYHIPLYTATSLFEVEALGVPQ
- a CDS encoding MoxR family ATPase, giving the protein MTVTTQLREKIEKNISKVIVGKQKTTELLLVALLCDGHVLIEDVPGVGKTMLARSLAISLGGQFKRLQCTPDLLPNDITGVSIFNQAEQDFEFRPGPLFVNVLLVDEINRATPRTQAALLEAMQERQVTMDGVTYPLPSPFMVLATQNPVEYEGTFPLPEAQLDRFMLKIYMGYPSSDEEATILERLSRQHPIDSLKSVATPEEVDQIKPLVWDVHVDQTIVDYLIRLVEATRNHPDLLLGGSPRASLALYKAGQALAALNGRDHVLPDDIKALARPVLAHRIMLKPQAALRGITSADLVERILEETPLKLKDQEE
- the zwf gene encoding glucose-6-phosphate dehydrogenase — translated: MPEIDIINEPCSDGVAIVIFGVTGDLTRRKLMPALYENAKNGRLPYPFYVLGFARRPWDHDKMREVLREGVMEYSGDKEVDVEILNLLLENAYYVESTFQDEDGYHRLDQALHQLGVQNTLFYLSTPPRWYSTIVENLGKSQLESCHEGWRRIVVEKPFGRDLESARVLDKQLHSVFKEDQIYRMDHYLGKETVQNILAFRFGNGIFEPLWNRKYIDHIQITMAENHGVGTRAGYYDQAGVIRDVFQNHLLQLMALTAMEAPAVFNAKAVRDEKVKVLKSIAEIKGEAALENTIRAQYVSGTIDGKRVPSYRDEPNVAPDSTTETYLAARLFINNWRWAGVPFYLRSGKRLPHRVTEIAIQFTQVPLALFGQRNLAGDAPNVLVLRIQPDEGITLFLGAKSPGSVMQIEPVQMRFSYAEAFPGDPPEAYERLLLDSLLGDATLFTRSDEVEEAWWLTDGIIDAWAMQGLTNLPVYEAGTQGPQSAEEFIRRDGRQWRKI
- a CDS encoding zinc ribbon domain-containing protein, giving the protein MPETRIYHGDFNPSDIARDIISQFNRGNYQVQQIGRDPKIAVQIATRQFAQSGGQTALTITLHKVEDGVSVQVGNQAWMGVAASLGITALSALRNPMTLLGRLDDLAQDIESLQLEEDVWQLIEGSARQHGVGKVLSERLKHYICPYCNTANEQGAGRCVACGAPLGDIQPQTCLKCGFVVRNIERECPNCGAILPSR
- a CDS encoding SH3 domain-containing protein, which codes for MKSRKTRIIAMSSIALILLLVMLIRPSVAEAGPLAQQPTGSIPTVTSTPRGPYVVVNSLTANDTQINVRAGPSRLSELVGVLLVGQEVNALGVYGEWVLIEYPVGPDGTAWVYGNLVTLYGGDLPQVSPPATATPDVTRTVDPTLAAQFLTTPNATQLPTFTEPAPLEIPTYTMDLGNTAAGGVPMGLIIVGLGALGLFLVVIALISGR
- a CDS encoding dienelactone hydrolase family protein → MAEQTEPKEILIGNWPFKVSVPQQVPTSETRLLLLLHGHLGNENVMWILTKPIPKAFIMLAPRAPVQLGPNQYSWHAIGSQWPDLENTYRALGSQLLSRVDQWIDHNKLKITKFDVMGFSQGAVMAYALSFLFPERVNKVAALAGFVPYVWQSKLKDQTLAGRSYFISNGTEDEIVPIHKAHQSIEWLKEKGAQVTYCEGHTGHKLSAGCFKGLGDYFRLPPTDESNHNQEEA
- a CDS encoding patatin-like phospholipase family protein, which gives rise to MDISLALGGGGIRGVAHIGVLRSLEKHGFNVKAIAGTSAGGLIGAVYSAGYSTEEIESIVNDLGTNWVFSRNNSDQPAILGIGAIAKKLSGVLGEKTFEELKIPYAATAVSLRTGKEFILRKGKVLDAALATMAIPGVFPSQEIGGSVLVDGGVLDPVPIRLARWMEPDLPVVAVVLHKRPEGFGVDDTAFPISIPVPTTITERIAKLRMVQALQIFAQSMEVTGTRLTDMAVKLYKPEVLIEPRVGHIGTLQNVDTKELIQAGMEATEEVLNKLQSETTWVKQIERAVKQRLNPEPLPDIWENENKTA
- the smpB gene encoding SsrA-binding protein SmpB, producing the protein MEGIKIVAKNRKAKFEYELGDTFEAGLELRGTEIKSIRAGQVSLSEAYIRTNGKQAWLVGSHIAPYDQASVFNHDPERERRLLLHKREIKTLWDGIRIKGMTIVPTIMYLKNGKAKVEIALAKGKRQYDKRQDIKKRDMDRDIHRAMDDRR